The Amblyomma americanum isolate KBUSLIRL-KWMA chromosome 11, ASM5285725v1, whole genome shotgun sequence genome includes the window TGCCTGGTGCGGAGAATGCCCAATTCTGGCCCTTTTTAAATCGTGCATCTTCCAGCTGACAATGATCATTCTCATCGTCTGTGCCTCTAGGAAACACTTGACACAAAAAATTTAATTTTGTTTTTAAGATTCAGTGCGCACTCGTCTGTATATTTTCCTAACCCATGATCAGGGCACTTTGTGTCGCCGAAAATTTCGTGAGCAGTCTGTCCATAATAAAAGAGAGTTTGTGCACAAACAAAGCAAGGGATGTCACTCTCGCAGCAAAACTCAAAACGGCGAGCACAACggcgggcagcgcagaagttgtttCTGAAGATTAAAAGCGCACTGCTTTGCTTATCTTGCTAACCCCTAATCAGGGTATCTTTTGTCACTACAAATTTCATGAGAAGACTGTTCAAACATGTATGCTTTTAAATCGTGCCCAGCCGTGTGCTCCCAAACAAAGGAAGCAATAATACAAATAAATGAGCAAACAAAGGAAGCCAAGAGTGTCATTTCTAACTTAATCAACTCGCATTTTGTCCCCGCCGAATACTGCATGGAGTGCTTAAGCTTGTGAAGAAATGAAAGCCGAATGGAATCGCGGTGTTAGTTTTTGGTCGGCACAAATATTAGAAAAGGTAACTTTTGTCATattcgcaataaatgttttatttcctgccgaactatcagaagaagctgaagtgccgTAAAACGCAACTGGGGAGTCTAGGTGATAGTGTATACATATATCAATATGTAGTATTCTGTTAGAGATGTTGGAGCTAGAAATATTTATTTATACCCAGCTTTTAGAGAAACTAACTAATTGCATTGTTTTGTTTGTGGATGGTACCAGACACTGTTAAATAACATAGTATAGGGTATCACTTGAGGTTCGATATTAGAAATGGAAAGCCGGGCTATAATATTCCATTTTTCGGCCCCGTTGATGTAGGTAGAAcatttctctcattttttttgcaaaagccGCTTTTGCAGTATTGACATATTGTCATGGCGGCAGCTACTCAAGGCCTGTTTCTTTGGCTGAGCTTCGTTCAATTAGTAGCAGTCGGCATAACCAGAAGGCGGAAACAGGGGTAACCACGCTAAGGATGCTCAGAGTGCAACTGGAAGGAATGTTTCACTTTTTGCGTGGTCTGCGCGCTAGAACACAACACTACCGACGATGCCAAAAAGAAAGATAAACACATGCGAGTCTTTTTCTCATCGTCGGTAGTGTTTTGTAGTAGCGCGGTGAAACTAAAGCGCAGAGCCAACTGGCACCTAGTTTAGCTTTCGTTAAACCTTCGTCGCTCACAGTGTAACTGGTACGAGTCATCGCAAAGCACCCCACTGACCTGTCCGTACTCAATGATCCTGCGAGCAAGAGCGCAGTTGATCTCCCTCGTTACTTCTGCTAATGATGTAACAACCTGCCAAAGCATATGCATGGGCATTGTGTTTCAGAATCAGAGATAGGTTCAACACTTGGGCCTCATCTGCAACTTCTCAGATCCCAAAGTGTTCATCAAGATTATCGAGTACATGGAATTCCGTTTTACATGAAGGGTCCTTATGTCTCAAAGAAAATTAGGTCTCTCTAGCCATGCACCCCCCGTAAAAGGTTTATAGGCCACAGCACTCAACTTTATTTCAATGAATGTTCCTTTAACTCACCCTGTAGAGGAGCATTGCAAGATCACGTCAAGCAGCGAGCTTTTCGTCCGCAGTAAGAAACAACTTGAAATATGCCAAAGCCCTGTGATCTTAAATGGTTTCGCCATGGCTTCATAAGGAGTttaggagagcaagctgccgggctagttggtgatgcatgttgtaaacttggaagcgcaaaaaaccggacgacggatttttgcgcttccaagtgtACAACTTCATAAGGAGCGTCGACTAAAAGCCTTTTGCCCAAAGACATTTGACCATGACTTTACATATACCCACATCGCTCTTAAATTCTCCTTTTCTGTATATCACAAATTGAAAATTtaagaacatgcgtcactgaatCTGGTGTTACGTAATGTAACcgtcctgcttttttttctttatgtagaaTATCCGCAGGCGACCATACTTGTGGAGAAGAACGTGGCTCTTCCGAGAAAGGTAAATATGCTTGATCAATGATGTTTTTGCTAACACTTCCTTATCACAGAAGTTTTCTTGAGACAAAACTCTTATGTCCGTTATTATCTTCGCAAATGTGTATACGACGCTACTGGATCGCATATTTGCCAAAGAGTGAACAAATGCTTTATATACGTGAAGATATATAGCAACAGTTTTAGATGCCCAGGGACATACAAAAGACTCTCTTAGAAGCTTTTTCTGCATTTAACCGGGGTTTTATATATCTGCTTTAGGATGCTGGTGGTATAAACACATTGAGATAAATGAAAAGGATAGCGTGGCACAGCCCTGCTGCTGGCCAAGCATTCTAAGTATAGTACTTCTCGACCATGTTGCTTTTAGACGCTGGCAATGCGGACAAGTAAAAACGAACACGAGGAGCAGCACTCGGCAGGTATTATAGGGCAGTGTAGGAGAAAAAACAATATGAATAAATTATTTCAAGTTAACAAAAATAGGAGAGGCACCGCAAGGAGCGTAAGGTACGGTAATGGCGACAAAGAGATGATTAAAATAAATGAAGAACAAAAATATCTGATATCGTTAACGCATTTATTGCAACTTTCTTTTGCTGAGAGGAAAACAACGCCCTCAGAAGGCTTTATTACCGCCCTTACTAATGGCTTCATGGACGTAGACAGAGGTAGGATATGACTGctcagagaacaaaaaaaaaattgcgcacaaGGCTGAGACTTATCTCCCCCTCTCAGAAATCCAAGCAACCTGGTCGCAATTTGCAGTAAATCTTTACGATGGGGTAAGTGCTTCAAGCATGTCAAGTTGAGAATCTCTATGGGAAGAGAGCGACACGCACTATCAAGTGCGGCGGTGGCCACTCATTAGTTCACAGGGATGTTTGTTCGAGCACTGTATGATGACGGATAAAGCGGATCGCACTTTTTCCTCCTAACCATGGTGTGCGCAGGGGTGTCTAGAGTAAGGCGTCATCACGAGAGGACAAAGATGCTCCTCAGTTGATAAAGTCAAACGTTCGGTCCAGGGGGCCTGCTCACTACTGTGTTCAATCACGTAATCTGAGGTCAGAGAGCGATACgagaaataaattattattagaAGGGTTctaaagaaggaagaaggctataAATAATTTTTGGGGGGAAAATATTGGAAGACTGCCATGCGCAAGAAAAAAATGAGCAGATGGATCTTCATTTAACCACGGCATGATAGGCACCGGGTAAGAAACGGACGCACGGTGTCCCGAACGGCAAATAACCACTCGCACATCCTCCCTGCCCCACAAAAGTTTAGAAAGTTCTTACGATTATACGAGGAAAGCCGCCTATGTACACACACCAAAGTAGTTTCTCTGTTGGCATTAAGAACTGAAGGACTGCAAGCGAAAAATGCTTTACCGTTAGATGCGGATACATATAATGTCTTGCAATTATCTTTTAGGGTTATAAAGAccattaggaaaaaaaaactatacgGTTCAGAGTGGTTTCAGGTTGCTGTTCCCCTAGAGGGTTTCATGAGtttcaaatgaaatgaaattgcctttctgtggaaaggaaatggcgcagtctctgtctcacatatcggcggacacctgtggccgcgccgtaaggaaaggtataaaggaggaagtgaaagaagaaaggaagaaagaggtgcagtagtggagggctcatgaataatttcgaccacctggtgatcgtTTTGAGTTTCAAGACTATTTTCAGCGTTACAGAGAAGACAAAACACGAAACAGGACAGCCACTGGTTGTGGGCTCAAAAAGCACTGTCGTTTTGCCTGAAATGAAGGCCAGATTTCAAGAGCTCTCTTAGATACCACATATCAAACCACTATGGTGGATTGATATCAGGCCTCATGTGTACTTGTTTATTTATTGTCTCGTCGTTTGTTGCTTGGTGTAGTCGCGTGCAGCATACCATGATGGAGAACCAACCGgcctctgttttgttttttttgctatCAAAGCACTAATGTCAAGCTGCTACCACATATACTACATCTCCTATTCACAGCAACAAAATATTACTTTGGAAGTGAAATCAAATGTACATTTCACTAGCACTCTAATTCCATACAACGATGGTGTTGCGACTGTATTGAAATAAAGTGTCCATGTCATCAGGACCAGAATAAGGACAGTAGAAGTTTTTCTGTAGAAACAAAAACCATCTTATCTCCTATTTCAAAGATAAGGTCATGTTTCATCAAGCCAGTAGCCATCTTTTGGACTGAAACTTGGAAGCTGACTCTGAGGTGAAAAAAACGTGGTGTGTGAAAAGTTTTGAAATTTTAAACGCATAGGTATGATATTAAAGGACAGTACAAGAGTTGAATACATTTAACAAAGAACTTCGTTGATTGCGGTCCTGGCGGAAATTTAATGGAAAAGTGGACTCCGCACTTATGTTTACTTCCTAAAAAAGACAACCAAATGCCGACTGTGGTAATAATAGCGAAGAAATACTCACCACCTTCCACGCGTTACTTGGTCTGTGCGGTGGAAGAGATAACAATTTTGCTGCCACAGTGCATCTGCTCTTATCCTATACCTGGACTATTTCGAAGCTTCTTACAGAGGCCTTTCTTCGGCTGCAGACATGATCTGCCTGCGCTTCTCATGGTTATTCCACATCATGTTAGCTTCATTTTACCCCAAGAGTGTTTAAAAGGGTAAATGCTTGACAAAGTGCAGTATAACGTGCTGATGCACTAATCGCGCTAATATGGCATTCTTTTCTGTTGATCCGGCATGGCAAGAAGTCAACTCTGTTGTACAAGGAATAGTGCCGAAATATGCGGTAAATATTTAGTTAAGGAAGTGCCTCAATTGAAGACTTTCGTTCACCCACTACAGGTTCGCAGATTATATTTTCGGCTCGTGGAAATCCGCAATCTTACGGGCGGCCTCCTCCGTACCCTGGAAATGGAGGCCCGCCTCATCAACCTCCACCTCCATACCCGGGGCTTCCAAATGTACGTGGTGGCCGTCAGCATCTACCCGAACCGCCGCAATTCCTCCCCCCTAGAGTCGCTTGGCGTCCAGGACCAGCACCAAGAGTTCCTGGACGGCCAAGGGAAGGTTCCCCACAACGAGTTTCAAGACCACCGACTGCGGGGTCTCCGCCGCGTCCACCTGCGGGGCCTCCACGCTCACCGCCAGCTTCCAAGTGATGATGACAAAAATACATTACACATAAGGCACTTCACTTTCGGATAAAACTCGTTTCTCCTCCCATTCGTGCACCCTAAAAAGATTTCTACAAAGTCGTGTCAAAAGCGATTTTCAGAGGTAGATGCTCATTCTCGAGAACGTATTGGGCATGCGTTAGAGGTGTGGTTACACAAAGCTAGCCATTTTCGCGTATTTTAAAAAGAAGGAGGGGGGGAGTTGAAGTTTAAAAAGTTTGTTTTAGAAGCTTGGGGTAAAAACAAAGTGGTTGACTTGTTGTCTAATTGTCGCAATTCTATAAAGCGCTTTTcacg containing:
- the LOC144110540 gene encoding uncharacterized protein LOC144110540; this translates as MRAPSFHFSQLMLAVAVFLISAGDHTCGEERGSSEKGSQIIFSARGNPQSYGRPPPYPGNGGPPHQPPPPYPGLPNVRGGRQHLPEPPQFLPPRVAWRPGPAPRVPGRPREGSPQRVSRPPTAGSPPRPPAGPPRSPPASK